In one Streptomyces sp. NBC_01288 genomic region, the following are encoded:
- a CDS encoding GNAT family N-acetyltransferase → MYAISLGDDGAELRPLEPWHAEEFLAHLDRGREFIGQYIAFGSKETDVDSARAMLQRYADLRAADSASLHGIWLDGKLVGGVLFLNFHADQGNCEVGCWLEPAAAGRGLITRAIRILIDFAIDRRGIHRVEWHAAAGNEKSLNVARRMGMTRDAVLRESHPYGGVRHDIEVWSVLAPEWREARARAQHSDL, encoded by the coding sequence ATGTACGCGATATCCCTGGGTGACGACGGAGCCGAACTGCGTCCCCTGGAACCGTGGCACGCCGAGGAGTTCCTCGCCCACCTGGACCGCGGCCGGGAGTTCATCGGCCAGTACATCGCCTTCGGGTCCAAGGAGACGGACGTCGACTCCGCGCGGGCGATGCTCCAGCGCTACGCCGACCTCCGCGCCGCCGACAGCGCGTCCCTGCACGGCATCTGGCTGGACGGCAAGCTCGTCGGCGGGGTCCTCTTCCTGAACTTCCACGCCGACCAGGGCAACTGCGAGGTCGGCTGCTGGCTGGAACCCGCCGCCGCCGGCCGCGGACTGATCACCCGGGCGATACGGATTCTCATCGACTTCGCGATCGACCGGCGCGGCATCCACCGCGTCGAATGGCACGCCGCAGCGGGCAATGAGAAGAGCCTGAATGTTGCCCGCCGCATGGGCATGACCAGGGACGCGGTCCTGCGCGAGTCCCACCCCTACGGGGGCGTAAGACACGACATAGAGGTGTGGTCCGTGCTCGCACCCGAGTGGCGCGAGGCACGCGCGCGTGCGCAACACAGCGATCTTTAA
- a CDS encoding SAM-dependent methyltransferase — MPDTDLTARLTHPRYPRSNTYDARWTIENQMGPHALWLLEWLAPALGLDTLRPGARVLDLGCGRAMTSVFLAKEYGVQVTAADLWVKPEENAVRIAEAGVADRVLPLQVEAHDIPFGDGTFDAIVSIDAYQYFGTADLYLPTLTRLLKPGGRIGVVMPALREELAGDEAPEHLKRYWEGDPGFWAFHSPAWWHRHWTRGRAVEVETADWLADGWRDWLLWSEVCAEESPSEFMAGMARTSAELVHADVDHLIGFTRVVGRRL, encoded by the coding sequence ATGCCGGACACCGACCTGACCGCCCGTCTGACCCACCCCCGCTACCCGCGCAGCAACACCTACGACGCCCGCTGGACCATCGAGAACCAGATGGGCCCGCACGCCCTGTGGCTGCTGGAATGGCTGGCCCCGGCGCTCGGCCTGGACACCTTGCGCCCCGGCGCGCGCGTGCTCGACCTGGGCTGCGGACGCGCCATGACCTCCGTCTTCCTCGCCAAGGAGTACGGCGTCCAGGTCACGGCCGCCGACCTGTGGGTAAAGCCCGAGGAGAACGCCGTACGGATCGCCGAGGCGGGTGTCGCGGACCGAGTTCTCCCCCTACAGGTGGAGGCGCACGACATCCCCTTCGGGGACGGCACGTTCGACGCGATCGTGTCGATCGACGCCTACCAGTACTTCGGCACCGCCGACCTCTATCTGCCCACCCTGACCCGGCTGTTGAAGCCGGGCGGCCGGATCGGCGTCGTGATGCCCGCGCTGCGGGAGGAACTGGCGGGCGACGAGGCGCCGGAGCATCTGAAGCGGTACTGGGAAGGGGACCCGGGCTTCTGGGCGTTCCACTCCCCCGCCTGGTGGCACAGGCACTGGACTCGCGGCAGGGCCGTGGAGGTCGAGACGGCCGACTGGCTGGCCGATGGATGGCGCGACTGGCTGCTGTGGAGCGAGGTGTGTGCCGAGGAGAGCCCGAGCGAGTTCATGGCGGGCATGGCGCGCACGTCGGCGGAGTTGGTGCACGCCGACGTGGACCATCTGATCGGCTTCACACGCGTCGTGGGGCGCCGCCTGTGA
- a CDS encoding MMPL family transporter → MAALAHWCVRHRLVAVLLWLVAFGGVTAAAAVTGSAYSNDYEAHGTESGRATQLLKEGFPGLGGDSDTVVWRTSPGSVRAAAVEQTMTGALDRIADLSGVASVVSPYDGQGTGRISADGRTAYATVTFAHQAEDIDRSEAQAVVRAAKAARTDGLQVELGGSAIALTEASSGHTAEIVGVAVAALVLFLAFGSLAASLLPIGTALVSVGTAYGAIVLLGHAMTVADFAPMLGMLIGLGVGIDYALFIVTRHRRGLKRGLSVTEAVTNAVVTTGRAVVFAGATVCIALLGMLILRLGFLNGVAIAASLTVVLTVAASVTLLPALLSFIGPRALSRRERRRLAEHGPQPELPTGLAARWSAFVERRPKLLGTLALIVMAVLALPTLALHLGTSDQGNDPRSSTTRQAYDLLATGFGPGVNGPLTLVTKIDGAEDKLTLDNLDATLRTTEGIASVTPVTYDADGSTGYFGVVPDSAPQSQRTSALVDRLRTEVLPRAETGTSLDIHVGGVTASYDDFADVIVGKLPLFVGVVISLGCVLLLLAFRSIGIPLKAAAMNVAAVAAAFGVVVAIFQWGWGSEFLGLGRAGPIEPFLPVIMVSVLFGLSMDYQVFLVSRMYEEWLETGDNRRAVRVGLAETSRVINSAAVIMISVFLAFVLSGDRVIAMFGIALASAVALDAFVLRTLLVPALMHLLGGANWWLPQGLDRVLPRISIEPPECRAAHERLAAATDAEVADVLAKEQEQDVRDIPG, encoded by the coding sequence GTGGCAGCCCTTGCCCACTGGTGTGTTCGGCACCGCCTTGTCGCCGTCCTGCTGTGGCTCGTCGCGTTCGGCGGGGTCACCGCGGCCGCCGCCGTCACCGGCTCGGCGTACTCGAACGACTACGAGGCCCACGGCACCGAGTCGGGTCGTGCGACCCAACTGCTCAAGGAGGGGTTTCCGGGCCTCGGCGGCGACAGCGACACCGTCGTCTGGCGCACCTCACCCGGCTCCGTCCGCGCCGCCGCCGTCGAACAGACCATGACCGGCGCCCTGGACAGGATCGCCGACCTGTCCGGAGTCGCCTCCGTCGTCAGTCCGTACGACGGACAGGGCACGGGCCGGATCAGCGCCGACGGACGCACCGCGTACGCCACCGTCACCTTCGCGCACCAGGCCGAGGACATCGACAGGTCCGAGGCGCAGGCGGTCGTCCGCGCCGCCAAGGCAGCCCGGACCGACGGGCTCCAGGTCGAGTTGGGCGGCAGCGCCATCGCGCTCACCGAGGCGTCGAGCGGGCACACCGCCGAGATCGTCGGGGTCGCCGTCGCCGCCCTCGTGCTGTTCCTCGCGTTCGGGTCGCTCGCCGCCTCGCTGCTGCCCATCGGCACCGCCCTGGTGAGCGTCGGCACCGCGTACGGGGCGATCGTGCTGCTCGGGCACGCCATGACCGTCGCCGACTTCGCGCCCATGCTCGGCATGCTGATCGGGCTCGGCGTCGGCATCGACTACGCCCTGTTCATCGTGACCCGGCACCGACGCGGGCTGAAACGCGGCCTGTCCGTCACCGAGGCGGTCACCAACGCGGTCGTCACCACCGGACGCGCGGTCGTCTTCGCCGGCGCCACGGTGTGCATCGCCCTCCTGGGGATGCTGATCCTGCGCCTCGGCTTCCTCAACGGGGTCGCGATCGCCGCCTCGTTGACCGTGGTGCTCACCGTCGCGGCCTCCGTGACGCTTCTCCCGGCCCTGCTGTCCTTCATCGGCCCCCGCGCCCTCAGCCGCCGCGAACGGCGCCGACTGGCCGAGCACGGGCCCCAGCCGGAGCTCCCCACCGGCCTCGCCGCCCGCTGGTCCGCGTTCGTCGAGCGCCGGCCCAAACTGCTCGGCACCCTCGCCCTGATCGTCATGGCCGTCCTCGCGCTGCCCACCCTCGCCCTCCACCTGGGCACCTCCGACCAGGGCAACGACCCCAGGTCGTCGACCACCCGCCAGGCCTACGACCTCCTCGCGACCGGATTCGGGCCCGGCGTCAACGGTCCGTTGACCCTCGTCACAAAGATCGACGGCGCCGAGGACAAGCTCACCCTCGACAACCTCGACGCCACCCTCCGCACCACCGAGGGCATCGCCTCCGTGACCCCGGTGACCTACGACGCCGACGGCTCCACCGGGTACTTCGGCGTCGTACCGGACTCGGCACCGCAGTCGCAGAGGACCAGCGCACTCGTCGACCGGCTGCGCACCGAGGTGCTGCCCCGGGCCGAGACGGGCACCTCGCTCGACATCCACGTCGGCGGTGTGACGGCGAGCTACGACGACTTCGCCGACGTGATCGTCGGCAAGCTTCCGCTGTTCGTCGGGGTGGTCATCTCGCTCGGCTGTGTGCTGCTCCTGCTCGCCTTCCGGTCGATCGGCATCCCGCTCAAGGCCGCCGCGATGAACGTCGCCGCCGTGGCCGCCGCCTTCGGGGTCGTCGTCGCGATCTTCCAGTGGGGCTGGGGGAGCGAGTTCCTCGGCCTGGGACGCGCCGGACCGATAGAGCCCTTCCTCCCCGTGATCATGGTGTCGGTCCTCTTCGGGCTCTCCATGGACTACCAGGTCTTCCTGGTGAGCCGGATGTACGAGGAATGGCTGGAAACCGGCGACAACCGCCGCGCCGTCCGCGTCGGCCTCGCCGAGACCAGCCGGGTGATCAACTCGGCCGCCGTCATCATGATCTCGGTCTTCCTCGCCTTCGTGCTCAGCGGCGACCGCGTGATCGCCATGTTCGGCATCGCGCTCGCCTCCGCCGTCGCCCTGGACGCGTTCGTCCTGCGCACCCTCCTGGTGCCCGCCCTCATGCATCTCCTGGGCGGCGCCAACTGGTGGCTGCCCCAGGGCCTCGACCGCGTCCTGCCCCGCATCAGCATCGAGCCCCCCGAGTGCCGAGCAGCCCATGAGAGGCTGGCCGCCGCGACGGACGCAGAGGTGGCGGACGTCCTGGCGAAGGAGCAGGAGCAGGATGTACGCGATATCCCTGGGTGA